One Eubacteriales bacterium mix99 genomic window carries:
- the ytfJ gene encoding GerW family sporulation protein → MVEHPIDNIMKTTMENLKEMIDVNTIVGDAVETSEGTVIIPISKVSFGFAAGGGEYKENGSAGAKKSTAEDTEGEMPFAGGSGAGVSVNPIAFLVVGEDRIKLLPVQFHSAADRMIDLIPTVVEELQNRMGKDKKPTRQKEKKTETIITNEPQ, encoded by the coding sequence ATGGTTGAGCATCCAATTGATAATATCATGAAAACCACTATGGAAAATCTCAAGGAAATGATTGATGTCAATACCATTGTGGGAGATGCAGTGGAAACATCAGAAGGTACGGTAATCATTCCTATTTCCAAGGTCTCGTTTGGTTTTGCGGCAGGAGGCGGGGAATATAAAGAAAACGGGTCTGCAGGTGCAAAAAAGAGCACAGCGGAGGATACAGAGGGAGAAATGCCCTTTGCAGGAGGAAGCGGTGCCGGAGTTTCTGTGAATCCCATTGCGTTTTTGGTTGTTGGGGAGGACCGTATCAAATTGCTGCCGGTACAGTTCCATTCCGCTGCAGATCGAATGATTGATCTTATTCCTACTGTTGTGGAGGAACTACAGAACAGGATGGGGAAGGATAAGAAACCAACCAGGCAAAAGGAAAAGAAAACGGAAACCATCATAACAAATGAACCACAATAA